The nucleotide sequence GCCATAGTCACTATCGATAACTAAACGAGCATTATGCAAATTCGCTACATGCTTCACAATAGCAAGGCCAAGACCCGAACCACCAGTATTACGAGAGCGTGATTTATCAACTCGATAAAAACGCTCGGTTAATCGATCAATATCACTATCGAGTATGCCGCAGCCGTTATCTTGAACACTAAAGATGCATTGCTCACCAGCTTTTCGCCAACTGATTACAATCTTGCCTTTCGCTTGGGTATAGTTGACCGCATTAACTATCAAATTGGTAAATGCACTTTTAATATCAACTTCAATGCCCCAAAGTGATACTCGCTTGTCGACATCAACAACGATATTATGTCGTTTCTCATTAATCAGCCAACTATTCTCTTCAACAATTCGATTGATCAGCTTAGCCACATTAATGCGTTGTCGATTCTCCTGCTCACCGTGAATTTCAGTTCTCGACAAAGTTAACAACTGTTCTACTAAACGATCCATGCGCGAGACTTGTTGTTCCACCGCAGAGAAAGAACTTTTCCAAATCTCAGGTAAGCCGTCATCATCGCTGAGGATCTCAACATAGCCGCGCATTACAGTGAGCGGCGTTTTCAATTCATGGGAAACGTTAGCAACAAAGTCTCTACGCATTTTTTCAATACGCTTTAATTGACTCACATCACGAACCATGAGCAAAAACTGTTTTTCACCGTAGGTGGTAAAACGCATTTCCAATTCTTGATGCTCAGTTGAGTAAACAAAAATACTTGGCACTTCGGAAAACGTCGATGTTAATAAAAACTCCTGTAACTCAGGGCTATTTATCGCCTTAATTAGTTTTTTACCACTATCTTTTGGCCACGAAATACCTAACAATAATTTGGCATTAGTATTTGACCATTCAATACGAAACTCAGGACCTAGTACTACCGTGGCATCAGGTAAAGATTCGGCACCTTCACGGAATTTTCGAATATGAAAATTGAGTTCTTTACGCTTTTCCCTATGGCGCTCTACGCGTTTAAAAAAACCATCATAAATTGTTTGCCATGCACTATTAACTGACGGTGGGCTTGGCAACCTTTTATTCTGCAACCAGGTACTTAATTGCAACAATTGGTTTAAATTACCAACCAATAAAATCAATGACGTAGCCGCTAAGCACATCCATAGTAGATCAAAATAAACACCGATTAAGGCACTTATGATAATCGCTATAAATTGAATATATATCGATTTAGTTAATTGATTGGTCATAGTTTTATAAAATTAGTTAATGGTAT is from Thalassotalea crassostreae and encodes:
- the phoR gene encoding phosphate regulon sensor histidine kinase PhoR; the encoded protein is MTNQLTKSIYIQFIAIIISALIGVYFDLLWMCLAATSLILLVGNLNQLLQLSTWLQNKRLPSPPSVNSAWQTIYDGFFKRVERHREKRKELNFHIRKFREGAESLPDATVVLGPEFRIEWSNTNAKLLLGISWPKDSGKKLIKAINSPELQEFLLTSTFSEVPSIFVYSTEHQELEMRFTTYGEKQFLLMVRDVSQLKRIEKMRRDFVANVSHELKTPLTVMRGYVEILSDDDGLPEIWKSSFSAVEQQVSRMDRLVEQLLTLSRTEIHGEQENRQRINVAKLINRIVEENSWLINEKRHNIVVDVDKRVSLWGIEVDIKSAFTNLIVNAVNYTQAKGKIVISWRKAGEQCIFSVQDNGCGILDSDIDRLTERFYRVDKSRSRNTGGSGLGLAIVKHVANLHNARLVIDSDYGKGSNFRLIFDAKDSYVQ